A segment of the Agarivorans albus genome:
CCAGTTATTGTGCGCCATTTAATCGAAGCTCAATTATTTCATTTTTTTTACTGATTTCGGTTGACTTAAACCGGCAAAATTCGTTTAATAGCGCCCGTCGCCCGGATAGCTCAGTCGGTAGAGCAGAGGATTGAAAATCCTCGTGTCGGTGGTTCGATTCCGCCTCCGGGCACCACCTTTAAAAAGCCTGCATTTATGCAGGCTTTTTTCGTTTTAGCTTCCCATACTAAATACCGCAAAAGGCTATCGCTTTAGTTGGCGAATAGCTAAACTCTAACTAAGTGTTTGATATCACATTGCCCACTATTTCAAGGAATGAAATATGCGCCTTTCTTCTTTAGCCCTAGTTTTACCGCTAGTTCTTTCTTCTGGACATAGCCAAGCTGATTTTTTTGAACAGTTTGTTGACCCTACCGACGGCCGTATGGATGCTAGCCAATGGCTTATGGATAACGCAGTAGGTTTTCTGCCGGTACCAATTATTATTACCGACCCCGCGGTGGGTTACGGCGGCGGTTTAGTATTAGCTTTTTTTCACGAAAACGAAGAACTGCAAAATGAACAGCCGGATGATCCCAATGCCCCGCTAAAACTTACACCTAGTGTGTCGGGTTTATTAGGGCTAGCGACAGAAAACGGCACGCGAGGTGCGGGGGCGTTTCATATGGGCATATGGAAGCAAGACAGTATTCGCTACATCGGTGCAATTGCGGGTGTAGATGCCAATATTGATAGCTTTCGCTTGCCCAGCGAAGGGGCAGTTGGCGACATTCCCATTAGAGTTAATCTAAAAGGTACTTACTTACTGCAACAAATCCGCTTTCGCTTAGGCGATAGCCCGTGGTTTGCTGGAGCCAAATACACCTTTTTAAATAGTGACAGTGAGTTTTCTATTGGCAACCTGCCTGATTACTTAAAGCCTCAGTTGAGCATGAAGGATGGCGGAGTAAGCCTGCTGCTTAACTACGATACTCGAGATAACTCGTTTAGTCCTAACCAAGGTCTGTATGGCAACATTAGTTATGCTAAACACGCTGATTACTTTGGCGGCGACAATGATTATTCAATCGCCTCTGGTGAGTTTTCTGGCTTTAGTTATCTAGGCAATAGCTTCCAAGGCTCTATGCGTTTATCGGCCTCCAGTGCCCATGGCGATACGCCTTATTATGCCCTGCCCTTTATTGATATGCGCGGCATACCAGCCATGCGTTACCAAGGCGAGCGCATGGCAACCTTGCAAGGTGAGCTGCGCTACGACTTTGATGCTCGCTGGTCTGCGGTTGTATTTGGCGGTGTTGGGCAAGCATTTAGCTCAGAGCAAAACCTAGGTGACACACCTAACCGCTATGCTAAAGGCCTAGGTTTTCGTTACCTAATGGCTAGGCGCTTTAATTTACGTACCGGGATAGATGTTGCCAGAGGCCCAGAAGATACCACCCTGCACTTTATTGTGGGCGCTGGTTGGTCAGATTTTTAATCCGCCAAACAACAAATGTTGACTTTTTGTTAACAACAAGCTCTACTGGTAAGACCTCTTAAACAAGGAAAAGTTATGCTTCCCAGTGTTCGTAAAGCCAACTTGATGTTGAGTTTGTTTGGTATGTTCAAAGTACCCTTAATTTGGTACTGCCGTCCTAAGATCCTTGAGATGGATGAACAGAAGGTTATTGTTAAAATTCCCCTTAAACGCCGAACCAAAAACCACCTTAACAGTATGTACTTTGGAACCTTAGCGGTTGGCGCAGACGTAGCCGGAGGCTTCTTAGCGATAGCTAAAGCCGAACAATATGGCAAAAAAGTATCGCTAGCGTTTAAGGCGGTTGAAGGGCAGTTTTTAAAGCGCCCGGAAGCAGACGTTATCTTTAGTTGTACCGACGGCAAACTCATTGACCAAATGCTCGAGCAAACCATGCAAAGCGGCGAGCGAGTAAACCAAGCCGTAACGATAAATGCTACCTGCCCCTCTATTAGCGGCGACGAAGTAGTGGCCAAGTTTTCTCTAACCCTCTCTTTAAAAGCCATCCAATAAACCAATAGTCGGCTGTATTCAGCCGGCTTTTGCAATTTGCAAACAGCTAAGTGCAGCTCGCTCCATAAAGCTAGAAGCAAGCAATTTTTGGCTCTAAACCTTTGTAATAAAAGGCACTATAAACATTGGCACGAAACTGGATATAACACCTTAACTACGCACTAAACAGTGCTTAAATTTAGTTGTCGAGGTTTATATGAAATCTATATCGCATGCTTTATTCATCACTGCTTGTATTAGCTTCTCAAGCCATGCTGGCATTATTTACACTATTGAGGCTCCAGGCATCCAAACTTCACAAATTAGTGGGCCTAGCTATACAGAAAACTTCGACAACTTAACGTCATCCCAACTCAGTAATGGCTACCAAAATGCCTTTGGAGAGTACTCGGTAGATAAAGGCCAAGCCAAAGTGGCTGATTTTGGCGTTTATGGTGGAGCACATGGCGAGGGTAAATACTTATTTATTCCAAATAAAAGTGCCGTTCAGCTCATTTTTGACCAGCCTGTAGGCTACTTTGGTTTTTGGTGGAGTGCCGGAGACAATGGAAACCAACTTAGTATTACC
Coding sequences within it:
- a CDS encoding DUF4442 domain-containing protein; this encodes MLPSVRKANLMLSLFGMFKVPLIWYCRPKILEMDEQKVIVKIPLKRRTKNHLNSMYFGTLAVGADVAGGFLAIAKAEQYGKKVSLAFKAVEGQFLKRPEADVIFSCTDGKLIDQMLEQTMQSGERVNQAVTINATCPSISGDEVVAKFSLTLSLKAIQ
- a CDS encoding BamA/TamA family outer membrane protein → MRLSSLALVLPLVLSSGHSQADFFEQFVDPTDGRMDASQWLMDNAVGFLPVPIIITDPAVGYGGGLVLAFFHENEELQNEQPDDPNAPLKLTPSVSGLLGLATENGTRGAGAFHMGIWKQDSIRYIGAIAGVDANIDSFRLPSEGAVGDIPIRVNLKGTYLLQQIRFRLGDSPWFAGAKYTFLNSDSEFSIGNLPDYLKPQLSMKDGGVSLLLNYDTRDNSFSPNQGLYGNISYAKHADYFGGDNDYSIASGEFSGFSYLGNSFQGSMRLSASSAHGDTPYYALPFIDMRGIPAMRYQGERMATLQGELRYDFDARWSAVVFGGVGQAFSSEQNLGDTPNRYAKGLGFRYLMARRFNLRTGIDVARGPEDTTLHFIVGAGWSDF
- a CDS encoding PEP-CTERM sorting domain-containing protein (PEP-CTERM proteins occur, often in large numbers, in the proteomes of bacteria that also encode an exosortase, a predicted intramembrane cysteine proteinase. The presence of a PEP-CTERM domain at a protein's C-terminus predicts cleavage within the sorting domain, followed by covalent anchoring to some some component of the (usually Gram-negative) cell surface. Many PEP-CTERM proteins exhibit an unusual sequence composition that includes large numbers of potential glycosylation sites. Expression of one such protein has been shown restore the ability of a bacterium to form floc, a type of biofilm.); its protein translation is MKSISHALFITACISFSSHAGIIYTIEAPGIQTSQISGPSYTENFDNLTSSQLSNGYQNAFGEYSVDKGQAKVADFGVYGGAHGEGKYLFIPNKSAVQLIFDQPVGYFGFWWSAGDNGNQLSITTQSEQLSFKTNQILDAAVLEPGHYGSPTSVKGNKREPYGYVNLFAESNADKITAIRFFGRNFETDNHTVSIQREALTGRSLAPVTVPEPKTWWLISLGLVLLLLSQRRSKRTA